In Natronomonas halophila, one DNA window encodes the following:
- a CDS encoding TrmB family transcriptional regulator — protein MASLRDLGLSEYEARAYRALLKTGPTTAKELSRVSDVPMGRIYDVLNSIEQYNLIRSQSASRPKKYVAVEPTTALDRLLEDKKQELDEKANQYEDIVDELTGELETAEPVEETFWTASVGPEETVDLLVERLSAADSRVVMVLSTYTEQFFDIDTVGTLILDELSDALERGVEVQLLMRPDLVPILPESIGERYRASLTEHDDFSVRTSENVSGTFTLIDRNEVVIEVPHPLKSQEVFAMIDLKDREFAGNVRTEFEPRWEKAQKLSF, from the coding sequence ATGGCAAGCCTCAGAGATCTCGGCCTTTCGGAGTACGAGGCTCGCGCGTATCGAGCACTTTTAAAGACCGGCCCCACAACGGCCAAGGAGTTGTCGCGTGTGAGCGACGTCCCCATGGGTCGCATCTACGACGTGCTCAACAGCATCGAACAGTACAACCTCATCCGTTCCCAATCCGCCTCCCGGCCCAAGAAGTACGTCGCCGTCGAACCGACCACGGCGCTGGACCGCCTGCTGGAGGACAAAAAGCAGGAACTCGACGAGAAGGCCAACCAGTACGAGGACATCGTCGACGAACTGACCGGCGAACTCGAAACCGCCGAACCCGTCGAGGAGACGTTCTGGACCGCTTCTGTCGGCCCCGAGGAGACCGTCGACCTGCTGGTCGAGCGCCTCTCGGCCGCCGATTCCCGCGTGGTGATGGTGCTGTCGACCTACACCGAGCAGTTCTTCGATATCGATACGGTCGGCACGCTCATCCTCGACGAGTTGAGCGACGCGCTCGAACGCGGCGTCGAGGTCCAGTTGTTGATGCGACCCGACCTCGTGCCCATCCTGCCGGAATCCATCGGCGAACGCTACCGGGCCTCGCTGACCGAACACGACGACTTCTCGGTTCGCACCAGCGAGAACGTCTCCGGGACGTTCACGCTCATCGACCGCAACGAGGTCGTCATCGAGGTACCCCACCCGCTCAAAAGTCAGGAGGTCTTCGCCATGATAGACCTCAAGGACCGCGAGTTCGCGGGCAACGTCCGCACCGAGTTCGAACCCCGCTGGGAGAAGGCCCAGAAACTCTCCTTCTGA